The DNA segment ATGTTCCTACTATGAAGTACTACATAATCTTACACTATATAAATCACACCATGCTTATTTATAGGGGGGTCTGTATGGATGACAGAAGGCCAGCTCAAACCAAGTGTTACTTGAAGTGCAATAGGTGTCCACACATAACATCGTGTTCAATGTATGGATTTGCATCAAACAATAAATAATGAGTTAACTGACTCCGATTTCCACTTCAGACTCCCACTGACATGAGTCCCTGTGTTATTGCATCACTTTAAGCAGACAGGGCCAGATGGGGAGTCTTCACAATTaacagtggtggtgtgtgggtgagacCTGGAAGATATGGAATAACCTGTGTTATATGTGTTATATACAGAGAAATAATATGtcttatattataatatagttGGAAACCTCCTCTATTGTTGtgtcattaaaggtgctctaagtaatgctgggtaacgtcacttctgttgactttcaaacaaaacagagagctagctcgctacttcctccccctccctcccgtgaaactctcctaaacgcacatctcgtctgtgatttgctggaacagtttgttatgttttcaagggctaggtttgcccaggttgtttttgttgcctttCTTGGAGCctggctgtccacagagatcgcatttttaaaagtgtatttaggacacagacagctagcagatgcttaggtgatgtttgcagtaagtgacataaaatgttttagcctaaaaaacacgtggcatcacttagagcacctttaagtacTAGATCCATCTTTTTTTGGACTTGCTAATAGGGATTGCTCACACTGTATGAAGCTCTCCCCACTACTGATTAACTGAGTTTATCATATGACATCCTTTTACAATGCATGCTTCAAAGCAAAGACAATTTATGTGCCCAAAGTTACAAAAACATTTTGAAGCCATTATATATAGTTATgtattttcaaatcttaaacTGCCTGGCTCACGCTTGAATTCTGGCAGTGTCTCAGAATAATAAGACCTAACAATAGCAGAACTCATAGAAACAGAGCCAACATCAAAATGTTCACATGTTGaggaaaatgaatgaatgtggtGTATCCCGACATTAGCTCACATACCAGTCACAGTCCACACAACAGGCGACCATGAGGCCTAAATCTGGAGGTTGATGAAGGGAGCGAAGCCCACCACGTCCTGTAGCAGCACCAGAGCCCGCTGCAGGGGGGGCTCCACGTCGATCTCCACGTCCCTCTTTCGCAGCAGCCCCAGGCTGGACTCGGTGACGTTGTGACAGTGATTGACCTTCAGCGACCGCAGCTTGGGGCAGTACTCAGCCACAGTCCTGCAAACGCATAAGTCTCAGAATAGATGTGTGCGCCATTGTAAGACTCCTCACTGTCCTCTAATAGTTTACTCCTGGACTAAGCGTTGACACACGACAGATTATTTCTGGAGATATAACACTTACTTAATTTAcaacccaaaacagaaaaagttgggacattgtgtaaaatgcaaataaaaacagaatgtgataatatacaagtctcgtaaaccaaTATTtatcagcaaaaaggacataaacaataaatcaaatttggactatttcatggaaaatatatgttaattttgaatttgatgccagcaacatgattaaaaaaaaggagcatgtttaccactgtgctgcttcaactcttcaattaacaaaatattgtaaatgtttaggaactgaggagaccagttactagagttttgagagtgaaatgttgtcccattactccccgtcgtcccgatataggatttcagttgctcaacagcatggggtattcttagtcattacattatgcacctaatttgacaaatctggactgcagacaggccattttagcacctggactcttccgcTGTGgataaatactatttaaatatgtgcagaattaattttgccactgttttcctgaaatattcaaggtcttccctggaaagtacattgcctggatgggagtatatgttgctcaaaacctgtatacatcattcagaattgatggtgctttgccaaatgtgcaagatgactatgctgtaggcactaatgctcctccacaccatcatagatgttgggttttgaactgaacgctaaaacaagttggataggttgaaTACTTgaataggccctctcctctttagcccagatgagtccatgatttaaaaaaaaaaaatggcaaatggctttttccatgttacctcagtccattttaggcCTAGATAAGATGGTAGTATTTTCTggatcatgtctcaatacaatgttggctgttttgactgttactgtgcacatagacaatagttatcagaggttttcctgagccccaacaatgacaggtctggaaacaggtctggtgttgatgcagtgccatctgaggtccaaaagaccatggccattcaatttgtttttcagctctttcccttgtttgctaAGATGTtgctggattctctgaatgttttaataatattatgtcctgtagatgatgaactccccaaatacttcacaattgcATCTTAAGAAACATTAAAAATACATTGTtttatcatttgtgcacacaggtttacacagagtgaagaatacccctacatctttacttctaagggaccctgcctctctgggatgctctttttcatatccaatcgtgttgccagttaccttaattagttgtgaaatattcctccttttgttttctttatcattacacaacttttggGCAGCTCAAAAAAGACCCAGTCTAAAAAGGGGGCCACAAGCCCACCTGCCTCTGGCTCACCTGATGGCCTCGTTGCGCACGCGCAGACAGCCCGTTAGGTCCAGCTCCTCCAGCTCGCGGCAGCTCTTGGCCACCTCATCGACGGCCTCGTCGGTCACGTTGGCGTTGACGGCCACCGAAAGGGAGCGTAGCACTGGGCAGCGGCGCGCCAGGTAGCAGATGGCCTCGTCCTTCAGCTGCCGGCAGGCGGTCAGGTCCACCGAGCGCAGGCCGCCACCGCAGTGGTCGGCGAGGCTCCGCAGCGACAGGCTGTCCACCCACTCGCAGTGGGCCAGGCTCAGGTGCTGCAGGCGCAGGCAGCTGAGGGACACGGCCACCAGAGAGTGGCGACTTAGGCTCGAGCAGCCGCGCATGTCCACCCGCTGTAGGTGCGGGTTCTGTCCGATGACAGGGAGGAGCTCCTTGTCTGTGATCCAGGCCGAGCAGTTCTGGACGGACAGATTTTGGAGTACTTTGTTGTCACTCAGTATGGAGCAGAAGGCTTCCTTGGAAATGTGAGGCCCAACCTGCAGGAAGAGAGCATTCAGCACTTGGAAAAAAACAGATACGAACCAGCTATAGGAACAGCTAGATTACATAGGAAGCTAGATCGCATCTATCAACAAAGGTAGAAAACAATTACGTATGTATAAATCAAAAACAtttgcaccaacaaggagcagcTCTCCCAGTTTTATTGAATGCAGACAAAGGCTttctatgtaagggataacagctgccaaggtgtcctgttatacagaACTAATGGACTAgggagaggcaaagaactccccgacatGCAGcggagtccattaattccgtataacaggacaccttgaaggccgttatcccgcttatcccCCGGATGCCACTGTAGGCAATAGCCATGCCTTCATAGCACGCAAAGAAAACAAGCGGCTCTGTTTGaaagaagccgacttgttcagtttgttgtacaactttatTTGGCCTTAGcaatggacagttagcttgttcaTTCCATTGTTGGAAGCCTcatccaggctcaaccgtcatcCTACTATgcttgttatagttaccattcataagcattgatatggaaaggtgattcaactttttttttaccagatctacttcataggtgtcccgttattcagaattaatagccacactgccaaccaatcagaaaaagagtatttcttctctccgggtgatactCTATTATAATTGATTTTAAAATCCTTCCATGTTGGGTCCAATAAAATAAATCAGCTAATTCAACCATCAGTTGCACACACTGGATCAAAATATTGGTTTGGGGTATTCAGCTAGGGAGCAGGAGATAACAGGACACTCTCTAAGGCACTGTGACTACTATGAAGCAATCACTGTCAGAATGTGTGTCAGCTACCATCCTGCTATAATTAGTTGTAACCCTACAACAGTACACCTATTTAAAGTTTTTACAAGTCTTTGACTTTGCAGCCAACTGAATACAGAACGTATTTCATTGGATTTGCGACTTGAAATATGTGCAAAGTAGATAAGCCTGCTGATTTTACCTGGCTGAGGTCAAAGGTTCGGCAGTTTGCAAGATACACCTGAATGAGGGACCGGAACTGCCTGCTGACCCTCTGCAGAGTAGCCAAGTGTCGCAGGGGGAGGTagcagaaaatgtgtgtgactAAGACATCCTCCCATGGCAAATCTAGTAGCTGATATCTGAAAAAGAACACAGTAAGGCTTAAATGGGTTATTCTGTCCACAGCCAGAAGCTGGCTCATTTGGCCTACTTACAATGCCAACAGAATGCTTTATCACAAAAATATAGCACAAATTCACCACTGAAGTTCATTTTGGGTTTTAGTAAGAcatttatttgaatatcaaTGTTGTTTAGAAAGCAGTTACATTACTTGCATCATCTGTTGGCCTGCTGtaataaactaaataaaaaatacacagAATGCATCCTGCCTTTGCGTGATAAACCAGCAGCCAAAATTAGCAGGCAATGCCTTTCACAAGACAACAGTCAAGATAATCAACATGAAGTGCACAGAGGTGCGTATTCCAAGTAAAGGTCTAGATACGCAAAATAATAAAGACTTGACGTTGATAGCCCACAGTAAAGAGCCCGATGATATGTCAGCTGACAGTCTCGTGGAGATCATTTTCAACAGGGAaacaataccacacacatagCACTCAAATGAATTTTGTTTTCAAGCCATCTGACAGCCTGGTTCGTCAACTTGCAGATACGAATCAATGAGCGACTCCAAAGTAACATTCAAAATAAGTAAAACAAATGCATAACTTACTTGGAGGTCTTCCCATCTTCTGAATCCATTACTTTACGATTGAGAGTGGACTGGCAATTAAAATTGGGCATAACAAGGGAGCATCCTGCACTGAACCCGCTGCACTCCTTCTGTGTTTTACATGAACTAGCCAAACATGTAACGGATCAATACTGCCACCTGCCGTTTCGGGTGAATTTAGATGATGTTTTGTAACATTTGAGTTAaacatttgagttttttttttttttttttccttgtttggCAGGGGGAAATTGCATTTTAAGGGGGAAAATATAAATCTCAAGTATGAGCAAATACTAATATACAATGTCTGATATATGATGTTTTTAGACTATAGGCTCTTTGAATTAAGTCTATGACACCACTTATATTATGGACGCCATAGTAGACCTATCCCAACAATCCCCAACACAGAAGGCTGTAACTGTTATCCACCCATAAAGGAACTTTTTTGGATGACTTTGGTCATGTATACCTGTCCTTTGAAAAGCACAAGGGTAGATGCATGACCAATAGGATTCACATACCTATGCAAACGCCGAACAAATAATTAGCCTGTCAACTCACCCCTGGACACAGGCACAATGGAaccagccatgcagaacaatTGCTGAGCCAAGAGTAATGGCACATTGAAAGAAGTGAGTCAAACAAGGCAACAGCGGTCCACCACCAAGTAATCATCGTTGATTTACAGCCAATAGGCTCATTTGTGTGATTATGGAAGGGAAATCAATCTATGACTTTGCTATGGAGACCCTGGATGGCAAAACTATATCACTTAACAATTATAGGGGCAAAGTGATCCTTGTTGTTAATCTGGCAACTTTCTGAGGGTCAACCATTGAGGAGGTAATTACAGCTGAATTCACTTATTAATTTCTGCTTTTTAGTTTATATATTCCTCTGTGATAAAGTAAGCGTACATATTTAATTTGGCTCTTGTATTATGTAAATACTTATTTTGAATGTAATGGTTCCTTTCCCAGTACCACAGACTGAATGCACTGATGAATATGTTTGGTGACCTCAAATTCGTTATCCTTGGATTCCCATGCAATCAGTTTGGCCTACAATCCCCGGGTAAGTTTGTGTGCTACAGTGTGATATATTAATAGTGTTGGGAaggttacttttaaaatgtattccacTACAGATTACTGAATACACTCcctaaaatgtattttgtaacaTATTCCGATAGATTACTCAAAGTGAGTAACATATTTTGAATACTTTGGAATACATCAGCTTTGTAggtctattatattttattagcaGTGGATGAAACAGTTATCTGAGGTTATGTGAAACTAGACCATATTGTCAACAACAGCCCACAACCTGTTTTATTTGCTATGAAACACAGTTAACGTTAAACCAACAGAGATGTATTGtctgcaaataggctaaatggCTTCCAAATCCCCCACAGATTTGTTACAGATCATGGGGAGTCACATGCCTTTTTACAGAACACTGTAGAGAACCTATACTGCCCTAAAACATGCTGGATATAGGCCCTATTGACCTACAACACTAATTTTACATTCTACATTCCCTAAGAGGTTTTTTCATTAAGACTATAAAaacagagatgaaaagagaaagaagccACCTGAGagatacataggctacatggtgtggttaaaaatatttgaatttaAGTATGAAAAGGCATGGCCTGTTATAATGATTTAAAATGTAATCCTTATCAGTGTAACTGTATTCTGAATACTACCCATTAcattttaactatttaaatacagttactcatattttgtattttaaatacacaaTCCAGAATACATTTATTCCGTTACTTCCCAACACGGTCACATAAACAACTATTAAGTTGTGTACACTTGTAAGCCTCACATTGATAACCAACACTGCCAAAATACTGTGAAATTCCTACGAAGTGTCGAAAACATGTTTTGCGGAAAAAGTACAAAATGTATTCTGTACTAAAGGTGAAATTAAAATAAGTTTCTtgtgtttgtaatgtttcattcatATTCATTCTCAGAGGTAAACCATGAGACCCTTAATGTCATCAAGCATGTAAGACCTGGTGGATGCTTTGTCCCAAAGTTCCCCATATTTGGAAAGATTGAAGTTAATGGATTAAATGAAGAGCCTCTTTTCACCTATCTCAAGGTAGGATCTGATTTAGTCTCTTATACGCCATGATAAATAGGCATTCTAATTAcaattgtttttattatatattaattacAACATGCAGTATTTATCCGATGAATAAAGCTGACAAGAATTGAAACAACCTGTTTAATCAAGCTGTATGCTTTACACATTACATTATTCTTCTCCCTAGGGAACATTGCCTTATGTCAATCCTGTCATAGGAGACATAAAGAAATTCTACTGGTCTCCTATTAAAGTCAACGACATTAGGTGGAATTTTGAGAAGTTCCTCATCACAGCTAATGGTGTGCCATTCAAAAGGTATGCCTTTTTACACACAATTTATTTCTTTAAAATGTCACTTAAAATATTATAAGTGTACTTTGAATGCTGTTTTTTGCtcttaggtatgagctacacagCCCCATAGAAGAGCTGGAAAAGGACATAGCAGGGTTGCTGTGAATGTTTTTTCCTCATCGCCACCACATTCCACCACCTTAACAGGATATGACTCTCACCAAGGGGGGCAGAGTGATGATCTCTTGGTAAATGCACATCCCTGTTGCACCCAAGCTAGATCTGATGGGTCGGGATTCAGAAGGTTCCAGGCTTCTGTGCATTCATCTAGAGCCCTGTCTCCCATCAGCCCCTCAAAGTGACGCAGCCGCATCCAGGACCGGTCCTCAAAGAGGTCTTCTCTAGGCCTCGGCAAGAAAACTATCAGGATGTATTGATTATGACACAATAAATTAACATCTATTCAACTTTATAAATGTATTTACTTATTTTGTGTGGAGGTTGTGGGGTAACATGACCAAATTCAACTTGTAATCATGCACATGGTTCAAGCAAATATGTAACAATGAATGATGACAATATGTCTAAAATGCATGTCTCATAACAACATTTACACTATAGAACCCAACTATTTAATGGATCTAAAATATTAAGTTACAAGTAGCACTAAGGAAtccattattaaataaaatatgacATCGGACCCATTTTAGAGGTTTATTACCATATCTGGGAGAGGAAATCGACAGAGTTCataatacaaattacaaaatgtgAAGATATACAGAGTAAATAAGCTACCCTTTATACAGAGACTAATatgaaactgaactgaactcaGTCCTAAAATGTTCTTTAAAGTTctgttcactgactgcacccAGCTCTCTGCACATGACCATGCAGCCATCCAACAAGATCGTCAACACTCAATGTTATCAACAACACTGAATATAAAACAGATTTAAATGTTAAACTTTAGAATATTTATCAAATTCTCATCAGCGGGAGAACTGCCTTGAATCTCTCCTGCCTCCCTTGTTAACATGCTTGAAGATCTTAGCCTTCTGGACGTTCTTGGACTTCTGAAAGCCGAAGCCACCTCCGCCACCTCTCTTTTGTAGCTTCATACCCTTACTGCTGTGGACACCCAGGTCCACATAGGGAGGTACTTTGAAGCCAAAGGACAGGGCCACCATTGGTAGGTTGAGCGTATCAACACTGTAGATCtgtttgagagagtgagagtcatACGCCCTGACGTAGGACTTGTAGGCCTCCTGAGCAGACTTGTGGAGGTAGTAGTTCTTCTCAATCAGTTTCTCCAGCTGTGACTGAATGTCAGAGATCTTGGTCCAGGAGAACTCGAACTCGCTCAAGGGAACCTTGGCTTGCTTGAGGAAGCGCAGGAAGCCCAGCTCCTCGGGGCGGAGGATCAGGAGAGCGTGGCCACGGCCGTCGATTCCACGGGCAGTTCTTCCAACGCGGTGGATGTACTCCTTGGGATCATCAGGTGGGTCGTACTGGACAATCCAGTCAACCTCTGGGATGTCCAAGCCTCTGGCGGCCACGTCCGTGCAGAGAAGAATGCCTTTCTCTGCGTTGCAGAATTGGAAAAAGGTGGCTGTACGCTTGGTCTGCTTCTGTTTGCCGTGAATGGCCATGACTGGCAGGTCGATGTAGTTGAGAAGCTCATAGTGAAACTTGACAGACATGCAGGACGAAAAGAACACCATGATTTTCTTATTGCGGTTTTTCTTCAGGAACGTAAAAAGCAGAAGGAATCTTTTCTCAGAGGGACACACCACATAGCCTTGTTCCAGTCCATCCACTGTGGCTGCTTCGTCGTTGTCATCCACACCGACGTAGAGCGGCTCCTTCTTCAGAGAGATGCGGGCCAAATCCTCCACCTTGCGGGTCTGTGTGGCTGAGAACAGCATGGACTGACGTTTCTTTGGCAGTAGCTTGATGATCTGCTTCAGCTCCTCCTCAAATCCTACCTCCAGTATCCTATCTGCTTCGTCAATAATCAGACACTGAAGGTTTTTGTACATGAAAGCAGGTGTGTTTAGCAGGTGGTCCAGCAGTCGGCCAGGAGTGGCCACCACTATGTTGACACCATTTGCGAGCCTCTGAGCTTCTGCGGCTCGGTTACTGCCACCCATAATAAGGCCAAAAGTGTGCACGTGATGAGTCATCAACTCCTTTAACACACCATAAGTCTGCATGGCCAACTCTCGTGTGGGGGACAAAATGATAACGCCAGTACCATTTCTGGGCATAAACTTCAGTTTGTAGATGAGTTCAATGGCAGGGATGAGGAAGGCTAAAGTTTTACCACTACCTGTTTTAGCAGCAGCTAATACGTCTCTTCCTTCGAGCAGAGGTCGGATGCTCTTGTGTTGAATCGCAGTCATATTCTCGAAGCCCATCTCCTTCACTCCTTTCTGGGTGGCCTCGCTCACTACATCTGCCAGGGATGCAAAAGAGCGGTCCTCGTATGCCCCCGTTAATCCCAACGGGAGCTCCGCCGCAGCTTCACTTTCACCTTTTCcatctttttcttcttcagtTTTACTGTCCGCCTCCTTGTCTGTCTCAATTTCATCGTCTGCTGTCTGTTCGCTATCCTC comes from the Alosa alosa isolate M-15738 ecotype Scorff River chromosome 22, AALO_Geno_1.1, whole genome shotgun sequence genome and includes:
- the fbxl15 gene encoding F-box/LRR-repeat protein 15, whose translation is MPNFNCQSTLNRKVMDSEDGKTSKYQLLDLPWEDVLVTHIFCYLPLRHLATLQRVSRQFRSLIQVYLANCRTFDLSQVGPHISKEAFCSILSDNKVLQNLSVQNCSAWITDKELLPVIGQNPHLQRVDMRGCSSLSRHSLVAVSLSCLRLQHLSLAHCEWVDSLSLRSLADHCGGGLRSVDLTACRQLKDEAICYLARRCPVLRSLSVAVNANVTDEAVDEVAKSCRELEELDLTGCLRVRNEAIRTVAEYCPKLRSLKVNHCHNVTESSLGLLRKRDVEIDVEPPLQRALVLLQDVVGFAPFINLQI
- the gpx9 gene encoding glutathione peroxidase 9 encodes the protein MEGKSIYDFAMETLDGKTISLNNYRGKVILVVNLATFUGSTIEEYHRLNALMNMFGDLKFVILGFPCNQFGLQSPEVNHETLNVIKHVRPGGCFVPKFPIFGKIEVNGLNEEPLFTYLKGTLPYVNPVIGDIKKFYWSPIKVNDIRWNFEKFLITANGVPFKRYELHSPIEELEKDIAGLL
- the ddx18 gene encoding ATP-dependent RNA helicase DDX18, whose translation is MADLQMKILRKKIQKKNDINKKRGMLKKLKEAENELASNDESKADVTDETLTESEAKSAAQQDDTPTSEESTPTLGKKRKVAGSIDSGGSKKKKKKNLKKVVDDCCSHEGEESEQADLEDSEQTADDEIETDKEADSKTEEEKDGKGESEAAAELPLGLTGAYEDRSFASLADVVSEATQKGVKEMGFENMTAIQHKSIRPLLEGRDVLAAAKTGSGKTLAFLIPAIELIYKLKFMPRNGTGVIILSPTRELAMQTYGVLKELMTHHVHTFGLIMGGSNRAAEAQRLANGVNIVVATPGRLLDHLLNTPAFMYKNLQCLIIDEADRILEVGFEEELKQIIKLLPKKRQSMLFSATQTRKVEDLARISLKKEPLYVGVDDNDEAATVDGLEQGYVVCPSEKRFLLLFTFLKKNRNKKIMVFFSSCMSVKFHYELLNYIDLPVMAIHGKQKQTKRTATFFQFCNAEKGILLCTDVAARGLDIPEVDWIVQYDPPDDPKEYIHRVGRTARGIDGRGHALLILRPEELGFLRFLKQAKVPLSEFEFSWTKISDIQSQLEKLIEKNYYLHKSAQEAYKSYVRAYDSHSLKQIYSVDTLNLPMVALSFGFKVPPYVDLGVHSSKGMKLQKRGGGGGFGFQKSKNVQKAKIFKHVNKGGRRDSRQFSR